The Mycolicibacterium hassiacum DSM 44199 genome includes a window with the following:
- the secA2 gene encoding accessory Sec system translocase SecA2: MCVAKTKTRTSGRLSSRFWRLLGASTEREQARSMAKVRASAEFDDKAAGLDDEQLRKAAKLLDLSDLADSADIPQFLAIAREAATRTISLRPFDVQLLGALRMMAGDVVEMATGEGKTLSGAIAAAGYALAGRSVHVITINDYLARRDAEWMGPLLEALGLSVGWIAAESTPEERRRAYGCDITYGSVNEIGFDVLRDQLVIDVADLVSPNPDVALIDEADSVLVDEALVPLVLAGTTHRETPRQEIIKLVGELVDDPDAEQYYATDAEGRNVHLTEKGARRLEAALGGIDLYSEEHVGTTLTEINVALHAHVLLQRDVHYIVRDNAVHLINAARGRIAHLQRWPDGLQAAVEAKEGIETTETGEVLDTITVQALIGRYPTVCGMTGTALAAGEQLRQFYKLGVSPIPPNTPNIREDEPDRVYVTAAAKEAAIVEHVKEVHATGRPILIGTRDVAESEELHAKLVKAGIPAVLLNAKNDAEEAAIIAEAGKLGAVTVSTQMAGRGTDIRLGGSSAGDDSVEKKKVAELGGLHVIGTGRHHTERLDNQLRGRAGRQGDPGSSVFFSSWEDDLVTAHLDPDKLPMETDEDGRVVSPKAASLLDHAQRVAEGRMLDLHANTWRYNQLIAQQRAILVERRDTLLRTPAAREELKELCPERYRELEERLGEEKLERICRLIMLYHLDRGWAEHLAFLSDIRESIHLRALGRQNPLDEFHRMAVDAFASLAADAIEAAQQTFETSPTIEDEPGIDLSKLARPTSTWTYMVHDNPLADESLSALSLPGVFR, from the coding sequence ATGTGTGTGGCGAAGACCAAGACCCGCACTTCCGGACGTCTCAGCAGCCGGTTCTGGCGGCTGCTCGGCGCCAGCACCGAACGCGAACAGGCCCGGTCCATGGCCAAGGTGCGCGCCTCGGCCGAATTCGACGACAAGGCCGCCGGACTGGACGACGAGCAGCTGCGCAAGGCCGCCAAGCTGCTGGACCTGAGCGATCTCGCCGACTCCGCCGATATCCCGCAGTTCCTGGCGATCGCGCGGGAGGCCGCCACCCGCACCATCTCGCTGCGGCCGTTCGACGTGCAGCTGCTGGGCGCGCTGCGGATGATGGCCGGCGACGTCGTCGAGATGGCCACCGGTGAGGGCAAGACGCTGTCGGGGGCGATCGCCGCCGCCGGCTACGCGCTGGCCGGCCGCAGCGTGCACGTCATCACCATCAACGACTACCTGGCCCGGCGCGACGCCGAATGGATGGGCCCGTTGCTGGAGGCGCTGGGGCTGTCCGTCGGCTGGATCGCCGCCGAGTCCACCCCCGAGGAACGCCGCCGCGCCTACGGCTGCGACATCACCTACGGCTCGGTCAACGAGATCGGCTTCGACGTGCTGCGCGATCAGCTGGTCATCGACGTCGCCGATCTGGTCTCGCCCAACCCCGACGTGGCGCTGATCGACGAGGCCGACTCGGTGCTGGTCGACGAGGCGCTGGTGCCGCTGGTGCTGGCCGGCACCACCCACCGCGAGACGCCGCGGCAGGAGATCATCAAGCTGGTCGGCGAACTGGTCGACGACCCGGACGCCGAGCAGTACTACGCCACCGACGCCGAGGGCCGCAACGTGCACCTCACCGAGAAGGGGGCCCGGCGGCTCGAGGCCGCGCTCGGCGGCATCGACCTGTACTCCGAGGAGCACGTCGGCACCACGCTCACCGAGATCAACGTCGCGCTGCACGCGCACGTGCTGCTGCAGCGCGACGTGCACTACATCGTCCGCGACAACGCGGTGCACCTGATCAACGCCGCCCGCGGGCGCATCGCGCACCTGCAGCGCTGGCCCGACGGGCTGCAGGCCGCGGTCGAGGCCAAGGAGGGCATCGAGACCACCGAGACCGGCGAGGTGCTCGACACCATCACGGTCCAGGCGTTGATCGGGCGCTATCCGACCGTGTGCGGCATGACCGGCACCGCGCTGGCCGCCGGCGAGCAGCTGCGCCAGTTCTACAAGCTCGGCGTGTCGCCGATCCCGCCGAACACCCCCAACATCCGCGAGGACGAGCCCGACCGAGTGTACGTGACCGCGGCGGCCAAGGAGGCGGCGATCGTCGAGCACGTCAAGGAGGTGCACGCCACCGGCCGGCCGATCCTGATCGGCACCCGCGACGTCGCCGAATCCGAGGAGCTGCACGCCAAGCTGGTCAAGGCCGGGATTCCGGCGGTGTTGCTCAACGCCAAGAACGACGCCGAGGAGGCCGCGATCATCGCCGAGGCGGGCAAGCTCGGGGCGGTGACGGTGTCCACCCAGATGGCCGGCCGCGGCACCGACATCCGGTTGGGCGGGTCGAGCGCCGGGGACGACTCGGTGGAGAAGAAGAAGGTCGCCGAGCTCGGCGGCCTGCACGTCATCGGCACCGGGCGCCACCACACCGAACGGCTGGACAACCAGCTGCGCGGCCGCGCCGGGCGCCAGGGCGATCCCGGCTCGTCGGTGTTCTTCTCCAGCTGGGAGGACGACCTGGTCACCGCCCACCTGGATCCGGACAAGCTGCCGATGGAGACCGACGAGGACGGCCGGGTGGTCAGCCCCAAGGCGGCCAGCCTGCTCGACCACGCGCAGCGGGTGGCCGAGGGCCGGATGCTCGACCTGCACGCCAACACCTGGCGCTACAACCAGCTGATCGCACAGCAGCGGGCGATCCTGGTGGAACGGCGCGACACCCTGCTGCGCACCCCGGCCGCGCGCGAGGAGCTCAAGGAGCTGTGCCCGGAGCGCTACCGCGAACTCGAGGAGCGCCTCGGTGAGGAGAAGCTGGAGCGGATCTGCCGGCTGATCATGCTCTATCACCTCGACCGCGGCTGGGCCGAGCACCTGGCGTTCCTGTCCGACATCCGCGAGAGCATCCACCTGCGCGCGCTCGGCCGGCAGAACCCGCTCGACGAGTTCCACCGGATGGCCGTGGACGCCTTCGCCTCGCTGGCCGCCGACGCGATCGAGGCCGCGCAGCAGACGTTCGAGACCTCGCCGACGATCGAGGACGAACCCGGCATCGACCTGTCCAAGCTGGCCCGGCCGACGTCGACGTGGACCTACATGGTGCACGACAACCCGCTGGCCGACGAGAGCCTGTCCGCGCTGAGCCTGCCCGGGGTGTTCCGCTAG
- a CDS encoding CDP-alcohol phosphatidyltransferase family protein: protein MEEPGRQTGTAPASRSRVLTIPNVLSVLRLVLVPVFLWLLLVEHAVGWAVLVLVVSGVSDWADGKIARLVDNQSSRLGELLDPLADRLYMITTPIALALYGAVPWPIVLALVGRDMVLAATLPILRSRGLTALPVTYIGKAATFALMAGLPMILLGQWDAQWSRVLLAWGWGFLIWGVAMYLWSGVLYLIQVGLVVRQMPKRGATPAGRR, encoded by the coding sequence ATGGAGGAGCCGGGCCGACAGACCGGGACCGCGCCGGCGTCACGGTCCCGAGTGCTGACCATCCCCAATGTGCTCAGCGTGCTGCGGCTGGTGCTGGTGCCGGTGTTTCTCTGGCTGCTGCTGGTCGAGCACGCGGTCGGCTGGGCGGTGCTCGTGCTCGTGGTCAGCGGCGTCTCCGACTGGGCCGACGGCAAGATCGCCCGGCTGGTCGACAACCAGTCCTCCCGGCTCGGGGAACTGCTCGACCCGCTGGCCGACCGGCTGTACATGATCACCACCCCGATCGCGCTGGCGCTCTACGGCGCGGTGCCGTGGCCGATCGTGCTGGCCCTGGTCGGTCGGGATATGGTGCTCGCGGCGACCCTGCCGATCCTGCGCAGCCGGGGGCTGACCGCGTTGCCGGTCACCTACATCGGCAAGGCCGCGACGTTCGCGCTGATGGCCGGGCTGCCGATGATCCTGCTCGGGCAGTGGGACGCGCAGTGGAGCCGGGTGCTGCTGGCCTGGGGGTGGGGTTTTCTGATCTGGGGGGTGGCGATGTACCTGTGGTCCGGGGTGCTGTACCTGATTCAGGTCGGGCTGGTCGTGCGGCAGATGCCCAAACGCGGCGCGACGCCGGCGGGACGGCGATGA
- a CDS encoding DUF881 domain-containing protein, which produces MTLLGGWDPEAGRSAHGADRPTVLPVPSLLRSLLTEHLDPGYAAAAEARAAGRRRSRWQSWMWQIAGAVVIATVFAFAVAQARATEPGMRETQRALIGSVRTVEESAAAAAARRDELAGQVDAERRRRLEGDARGQRLLAELDEAGFAAAATAVTGPGLRITVTDPGVSGDLTDLSKQRLPGSRQVILDRDLQLVVNSLWGSGAEAISVGGVRIGPNVTIRQAGGGILVDNQPIASPYEILAVGPPHHLQDAFDASTALQRLRLLESSYGVGVQVATAENLTLPAGSVREVNFAKDFGG; this is translated from the coding sequence ATGACCCTGCTGGGCGGCTGGGATCCGGAGGCCGGCCGCAGCGCCCACGGCGCCGACCGGCCCACCGTGCTGCCGGTGCCGTCGCTGCTGCGGTCGCTGTTGACCGAGCATCTCGATCCCGGTTACGCCGCCGCTGCGGAGGCCAGGGCCGCCGGCCGCCGGCGCAGCCGCTGGCAGTCGTGGATGTGGCAGATCGCCGGGGCGGTGGTCATCGCGACGGTGTTCGCGTTCGCGGTGGCACAGGCGCGGGCCACCGAACCCGGTATGCGGGAGACCCAGCGGGCGCTGATCGGCAGCGTGCGCACGGTCGAGGAATCCGCCGCGGCCGCCGCCGCCCGCCGCGACGAGCTCGCCGGCCAGGTCGACGCCGAACGGCGCCGCCGCCTCGAGGGCGACGCCCGCGGCCAGCGGCTGCTCGCCGAACTCGACGAGGCCGGCTTCGCCGCGGCCGCCACCGCGGTGACCGGGCCCGGACTGCGGATCACCGTGACCGACCCCGGGGTGTCCGGGGACCTGACCGACCTGTCCAAACAGCGGTTGCCGGGCAGCCGGCAGGTGATCCTCGACCGCGACCTGCAGCTGGTCGTCAATTCGCTGTGGGGCAGCGGGGCGGAGGCGATCTCGGTCGGCGGGGTGCGGATCGGGCCCAACGTCACCATCCGGCAGGCGGGCGGCGGGATCCTGGTCGACAATCAACCCATCGCCAGCCCCTATGAGATCCTCGCGGTCGGGCCGCCGCACCACCTGCAGGACGCGTTCGACGCCAGCACCGCCCTGCAGCGGCTGCGCCTGCTGGAGAGCTCCTACGGTGTGGGCGTGCAGGTCGCCACCGCCGAGAACCTCACCCTGCCGGCCGGGTCGGTCCGAGAGGTCAATTTCGCCAAGGACTTCGGCGGGTAA
- a CDS encoding small basic family protein, producing the protein MIGIAALVIGIILGLVFSPDVPEAVQPYLPIAVVAALDAVFGGLRAYLERIFDSKVFVVSFTFNVLVAALIVYLGDQLGVGTQLTTAIVVVLGIRIFGNAAALRRRLFGA; encoded by the coding sequence ATGATCGGAATCGCCGCACTCGTCATCGGAATCATCCTCGGCCTGGTGTTCTCCCCGGATGTGCCCGAGGCCGTTCAGCCGTACCTGCCGATTGCCGTCGTCGCCGCCCTCGACGCCGTATTCGGCGGATTGCGCGCGTATTTGGAGCGGATCTTCGACTCCAAGGTGTTCGTGGTGTCGTTCACGTTCAACGTGCTGGTCGCCGCGCTCATCGTCTACCTGGGCGATCAGCTCGGGGTGGGCACCCAGTTGACCACCGCGATCGTGGTGGTGCTGGGCATCCGGATCTTCGGCAACGCGGCCGCGTTGCGGCGCAGATTGTTCGGTGCGTGA
- a CDS encoding DUF881 domain-containing protein: protein MGEHTARGSGGGRHELPPGRPAPEIGKLHGGGVAGVVRRGRSQLAFGVLAVLLCLLSGVAIATQVRQTNSDDSLETARPADLLVLLDSLQQREAALNTEVADLQRTLAELQASGSSDQAAIENAQARLAALSILIGVVPATGPGVTLTITDTAPGVPPETLIDVINELRNAGAEAMEIRGGGEGGPAVRVGVDTAVVGEPGRLVVDGVTLSPPYSIVAIGDPPTLAAALNIPGGAVDSVERVGGEMTVAQSERVEVTALRQPKPRQYAQPVK, encoded by the coding sequence ATGGGGGAGCACACAGCGCGGGGATCCGGCGGCGGCCGCCACGAGCTGCCGCCCGGCCGGCCGGCACCGGAGATCGGCAAACTGCACGGCGGAGGTGTGGCCGGAGTGGTGCGCCGCGGCCGGTCCCAACTCGCGTTCGGGGTGCTGGCGGTGCTGCTGTGCCTGCTGTCCGGGGTGGCGATCGCCACCCAGGTGCGCCAGACCAACTCCGACGACTCGCTGGAGACCGCCCGCCCGGCCGACCTGCTGGTGTTGCTGGATTCGCTGCAGCAGCGGGAGGCTGCGCTCAACACCGAGGTCGCCGACCTGCAGCGCACGCTCGCCGAGTTGCAGGCGTCCGGATCCAGCGATCAGGCGGCCATCGAGAACGCGCAGGCCCGGCTGGCGGCGCTGTCGATCCTGATCGGCGTGGTCCCGGCCACCGGTCCGGGTGTGACGCTGACCATCACCGACACCGCGCCCGGGGTGCCGCCCGAGACCCTGATCGATGTCATCAACGAGCTCCGCAACGCCGGTGCCGAGGCGATGGAGATCCGTGGCGGCGGCGAGGGCGGACCCGCGGTCCGGGTCGGGGTGGACACCGCGGTGGTGGGCGAGCCTGGTCGGCTGGTGGTCGACGGCGTCACCCTGAGCCCGCCGTATTCCATTGTGGCCATTGGCGATCCGCCAACCTTGGCGGCGGCGCTGAACATCCCCGGCGGGGCGGTGGACAGCGTCGAGCGGGTGGGCGGGGAGATGACGGTGGCACAATCCGAGCGGGTCGAGGTCACCGCCTTGCGGCAACCGAAACCGCGACAATACGCTCAGCCCGTCAAGTAA
- the gcvH gene encoding glycine cleavage system protein GcvH, with protein MSEIPADLYYTSEHEWVLRTGEDTVRVGITDYAQSALGDVVFVQLPEVGAEVTAGESFGEVESTKSVSDLYAPVTAKVIAVNGDLEANPDLINSDPYGAGWLIDLQADPESLSAGLDALLDADGYRAAVSE; from the coding sequence GTGAGCGAAATCCCAGCCGACCTGTACTACACCTCCGAGCACGAGTGGGTGCTGCGCACCGGTGAGGACACCGTGCGCGTCGGGATCACCGACTACGCCCAGTCGGCGCTCGGCGATGTGGTGTTCGTTCAGCTGCCCGAGGTGGGCGCGGAGGTGACCGCCGGCGAGTCCTTCGGCGAGGTCGAGTCGACCAAGTCGGTCTCCGACCTGTACGCCCCCGTCACCGCGAAAGTCATTGCCGTCAACGGTGATCTGGAGGCCAATCCCGACCTGATCAACTCGGATCCCTACGGCGCCGGGTGGCTTATCGACCTGCAGGCCGACCCCGAGTCGCTGTCCGCCGGGCTCGACGCGCTGCTCGACGCGGACGGCTACCGCGCCGCCGTGTCCGAGTGA
- the garA gene encoding glycogen accumulation regulator GarA codes for MTDKDQNSGADQTSDEVTVETTSVFRADFRNELDAPAAAGTEGAVTGVEGLPVGSALLVVKRGPDAGSRFRLDQPVTSAGRHPDSDIFLDDVTVSRRHAEFRQVGNEFHVVDVGSLNGTYVNREPVDSAVLANGDEVQIGKFRLVFLTGPKGDDNGPGS; via the coding sequence GTGACGGACAAGGACCAGAATTCTGGGGCTGACCAGACGTCTGACGAAGTCACCGTGGAGACGACATCGGTTTTCCGCGCGGACTTCCGCAACGAATTGGACGCCCCGGCGGCAGCAGGCACCGAGGGGGCGGTCACCGGTGTCGAGGGCCTGCCCGTGGGGTCTGCGTTGCTGGTGGTCAAGCGCGGCCCCGATGCCGGGTCACGGTTCCGGCTCGACCAGCCCGTCACATCGGCGGGTCGGCACCCCGACAGCGACATCTTTCTCGATGATGTGACTGTGAGCCGCCGTCACGCCGAATTCCGGCAGGTGGGCAACGAGTTCCACGTCGTCGACGTGGGCAGCCTCAACGGCACCTACGTCAACCGGGAGCCGGTTGACTCGGCGGTGCTGGCCAACGGCGACGAGGTTCAGATCGGTAAGTTCCGCCTGGTCTTTCTGACCGGGCCCAAGGGCGACGACAACGGTCCAGGAAGCTAG
- the ftsR gene encoding transcriptional regulator FtsR — translation MTAPDTPALPGMSIGAVLELLRPEFPDVTISKIRFLESEGLVTPQRTASGYRRFTAYDCARLRYILTAQRDLYLPLKVIKAQLDAAPDGELPEITKSPYGAPRLVPDPDRPGTAGAPGSAGAVSPTPARLSREDLLARSGVDEELLNALIKAGIIRTGPGGFFDEHSVVIAQCARALGEYGVEPRHLRAFRSAADRQSDLIAQIAGPVVKAGKDGARDRADDLAREVAALAITLHTSLIKSAVRDVLDR, via the coding sequence GTGACAGCACCCGACACCCCCGCACTCCCCGGGATGTCGATCGGAGCGGTCCTCGAATTGCTGCGACCGGAATTCCCGGATGTGACCATCTCCAAGATCCGGTTCTTGGAGTCCGAAGGACTGGTCACCCCCCAGCGGACGGCGTCGGGCTACCGGCGGTTCACCGCCTACGACTGCGCCCGGCTGCGCTACATCCTCACCGCCCAGCGCGACCTGTACCTGCCGCTGAAGGTGATCAAGGCCCAGCTGGACGCGGCGCCGGACGGGGAGTTGCCGGAGATCACCAAATCCCCGTACGGCGCACCGCGATTGGTTCCGGACCCGGACCGGCCCGGTACCGCCGGCGCCCCGGGCTCTGCCGGGGCGGTGTCGCCGACGCCGGCGCGGCTGAGCCGCGAGGACCTGCTGGCCCGCTCCGGGGTGGATGAGGAGCTGCTCAACGCGTTGATCAAGGCCGGGATCATCCGCACCGGGCCCGGCGGCTTCTTCGACGAGCACTCGGTGGTCATCGCCCAGTGCGCCCGCGCCCTGGGCGAGTACGGCGTCGAGCCGCGCCACCTGCGCGCCTTCCGCAGCGCCGCCGACCGGCAGTCGGATCTGATCGCCCAGATCGCCGGCCCGGTGGTCAAGGCGGGCAAGGACGGGGCCCGCGACCGCGCCGACGACCTCGCCCGCGAGGTGGCCGCGCTGGCCATCACGCTGCACACCTCGCTGATCAAATCCGCGGTGCGCGACGTACTCGACCGCTGA
- a CDS encoding bifunctional nuclease family protein, with protein sequence MGEVRVVGIRVEQPQNQPVLLLRETTGDRYLPIWIGQAEAAAIALEQQGVEPARPLTHDLFRDVIAALGHSLKEVRIVDLQEGTFYADLIFDRDIRVSARPSDSVAIALRVGAPIYVEESVLAEAGLLIPDEDDEEAAGAVREDEVEKFKQFLDSVSPDDFKAT encoded by the coding sequence ATGGGTGAGGTTCGTGTGGTCGGCATTCGCGTGGAGCAGCCGCAGAACCAGCCGGTGTTGTTGCTCCGCGAGACCACGGGCGACCGTTACCTACCGATCTGGATCGGCCAGGCGGAGGCAGCGGCGATCGCGCTCGAACAGCAGGGTGTGGAGCCCGCCCGCCCTCTGACGCACGACTTGTTCCGAGATGTCATTGCGGCCCTGGGGCATTCGCTCAAGGAAGTCCGCATCGTCGACCTGCAGGAGGGCACCTTCTACGCCGACCTGATCTTCGACCGGGACATCCGGGTGTCGGCCCGCCCGTCCGACTCGGTGGCCATCGCGCTGCGCGTCGGGGCGCCGATCTACGTCGAGGAGTCGGTGTTGGCGGAGGCCGGCCTGCTGATCCCCGACGAGGACGACGAGGAGGCCGCCGGAGCGGTCCGCGAGGACGAGGTCGAGAAGTTCAAGCAGTTCCTCGACAGCGTGTCACCCGACGACTTCAAGGCCACCTGA
- a CDS encoding MerR family transcriptional regulator has protein sequence MGDTPRQEELDLSTGTTADEARPSTPGEPVQPGLFPDDSVPDELIGYRGPSACQIAGITYRQLDYWARTSLVVPSIRSAAGSGSQRLYSFKDILVLKIVKRLLDTGISLHNIRVAVEHLRKRGVQDLANITLFSDGTTVYECTSAEEVVDLLQGGQGVFGIAVAGAMRELTGVIKDFPGERADGGEAIPAPEDELASRRKQRDRKIG, from the coding sequence GTGGGAGACACGCCACGTCAAGAAGAACTGGACCTGTCTACTGGTACCACCGCTGACGAGGCTCGGCCGTCCACTCCCGGCGAACCGGTGCAGCCCGGGCTGTTCCCGGACGATTCGGTGCCTGACGAGCTGATCGGCTACCGCGGCCCGAGCGCCTGTCAGATCGCCGGCATCACCTACCGGCAGCTGGACTACTGGGCGCGCACCTCGCTGGTGGTGCCGTCGATCCGCAGCGCGGCCGGATCGGGCAGCCAGCGGCTGTACTCGTTCAAGGACATCCTGGTCCTCAAGATCGTCAAGCGGTTGCTCGACACCGGCATCTCGCTGCACAACATCCGCGTCGCGGTCGAGCACCTGCGCAAGCGCGGGGTTCAGGACCTGGCCAACATCACCCTGTTCTCCGACGGCACCACGGTCTACGAGTGCACCTCCGCCGAGGAGGTGGTCGACCTGCTGCAGGGCGGCCAGGGCGTGTTCGGGATCGCCGTCGCCGGGGCGATGCGGGAACTCACCGGCGTGATCAAGGACTTCCCGGGCGAGCGGGCCGACGGCGGCGAGGCCATCCCCGCACCCGAGGACGAGTTGGCCTCCCGCCGCAAGCAGCGCGACCGCAAGATCGGCTGA
- the gcvP gene encoding aminomethyl-transferring glycine dehydrogenase, translating to MSDQTQPQFAARHIGPDADAVAHMLDVIGVSSLDELAAKALPARILEPLGTDGAAAGLDALPEPVDEAQALAELRALAESNTVAVSMIGQGYFDTITPAVLRRNILENPAWYTAYTPYQPEISQGRLEALLNFQTMVADLTGLEIANASMLDEATAAAEAMTLMHRAAKGKLNRLVVDTDLYPQTAAVLATRARPLGIEIVTADLTAGLPDGEFFGVIVQLPGASGRLVDWSELVARAHERGALVAVGADLLALTLVTPPGEIGADVAFGTTQRFGVPMGFGGPHAGYLAAHARHARQLPGRLVGVSKDADGSPAYRLALQTREQHIRRDKATSNICTAQVLLAVVAAMYASYHGAEGLTAIARRVHGHARALAAGLTAAGVEVVHRSFFDTVLARVPGRAEAVRAAAKQRGINIWLVDADHVSVACDEVTTAEHVAAVLAAFGAEPVTTDFDGPDIATRTSAFLTHPAFTRYRTETAMMRYLRGLADKDIALDRSMIPLGSCTMKLNAAAEMEPITWPEFGRLHPFAPASDTPGIRRLIADLQNWLAAITGYDAVSLQPNAGSQGEYAGLLAIQAYHAERGEPHRDVCLIPSSAHGTNAASAALAGMRVVVVGCRPNGDVDLDDLRAKIAEHADRLSALMITYPSTHGVYEHDITEICAAVHDAGGQVYVDGANLNALVGLARPGRFGGDVSHLNLHKTFCIPHGGGGPGVGPVAVRAHLAKYLPGHPLAEELPDSPPVSAAPYGSASILPITWMYLRMMGGAGLRRATLVAIAAANYIARRLDESFPVLYTGENGMVAHECILDLRPITKATGVTVDDVAKRLADYGFHAPTMSFPVSGTLMVEPTESESLAELDAFCEAMIAIRREIDRVGSGEWPADDNPLRNAPHTAECLVAAEWNHPYTREEAAYPLGKDFRPKVWPPVRRIDGAYGDRNLVCSCPPVEAFA from the coding sequence GTGTCCGACCAGACCCAACCGCAGTTCGCCGCCCGCCACATCGGCCCCGACGCCGACGCCGTGGCGCACATGCTCGACGTCATCGGGGTGTCCTCGCTCGACGAGCTGGCCGCCAAGGCGCTGCCCGCCCGGATCCTGGAACCGCTGGGCACCGACGGCGCCGCGGCCGGTCTGGACGCGCTGCCCGAACCGGTCGACGAGGCGCAGGCGCTGGCCGAGTTGCGGGCGCTGGCCGAGTCCAACACCGTCGCGGTGTCGATGATCGGCCAGGGCTACTTCGACACCATCACCCCGGCGGTGCTGCGCCGTAACATCCTGGAGAACCCGGCCTGGTACACCGCCTACACCCCGTACCAGCCGGAGATCAGCCAGGGCCGGCTGGAGGCGCTGCTGAACTTCCAGACCATGGTCGCCGACCTGACCGGGCTGGAGATCGCCAACGCGTCGATGCTCGACGAGGCCACCGCCGCCGCCGAGGCGATGACGCTGATGCACCGGGCCGCCAAGGGCAAGCTCAACCGGCTGGTCGTCGACACCGATCTGTACCCGCAGACCGCCGCGGTGCTGGCCACCCGGGCCCGGCCGCTGGGCATCGAGATCGTCACCGCCGACTTGACCGCCGGGCTGCCCGACGGCGAGTTCTTCGGGGTGATCGTGCAGTTGCCCGGCGCGTCGGGCCGGTTGGTGGACTGGTCGGAGCTGGTCGCCCGGGCGCACGAACGGGGGGCGCTGGTGGCGGTCGGCGCCGACCTGCTGGCGCTGACGCTGGTCACCCCGCCCGGCGAGATCGGCGCCGACGTCGCGTTCGGCACCACCCAGCGGTTCGGGGTGCCGATGGGCTTCGGCGGCCCGCACGCCGGTTATCTGGCCGCACACGCCCGCCACGCCCGCCAGCTGCCGGGCCGGCTGGTCGGCGTGTCCAAGGACGCCGACGGGTCCCCGGCCTACCGGCTGGCGCTGCAGACCCGCGAGCAGCACATCCGCCGCGACAAGGCCACCAGCAACATCTGCACCGCGCAGGTGCTGCTGGCGGTGGTGGCCGCGATGTACGCGAGCTACCACGGCGCCGAGGGGCTGACCGCGATCGCCCGCCGGGTGCACGGCCACGCCCGGGCGCTGGCCGCGGGCCTGACCGCGGCCGGGGTCGAGGTGGTGCACCGCAGCTTCTTCGACACCGTGCTGGCCAGGGTGCCGGGCCGGGCCGAGGCGGTGCGCGCCGCGGCCAAACAGCGCGGCATCAACATCTGGCTGGTCGACGCCGACCACGTGTCGGTGGCCTGTGACGAGGTCACCACCGCCGAGCACGTCGCAGCGGTGCTCGCGGCGTTCGGCGCCGAACCGGTGACGACGGACTTCGACGGGCCCGACATCGCCACCCGCACCTCGGCGTTCCTCACCCATCCGGCGTTCACCCGGTACCGCACCGAGACCGCGATGATGCGCTACCTGCGCGGCCTCGCCGACAAGGACATCGCTCTGGACCGCAGCATGATCCCGCTGGGGTCGTGCACCATGAAGCTCAACGCGGCCGCCGAGATGGAGCCGATCACCTGGCCGGAGTTCGGCCGGCTGCATCCGTTCGCGCCGGCGTCGGACACCCCCGGCATCCGCCGGCTCATCGCCGACCTGCAGAACTGGCTGGCCGCGATCACCGGCTACGACGCGGTGTCGCTGCAGCCCAACGCGGGTTCGCAGGGGGAGTACGCGGGGCTGCTGGCGATCCAGGCCTACCACGCCGAACGCGGTGAACCGCACCGCGACGTGTGCCTGATCCCGTCCAGCGCGCACGGCACCAACGCCGCGTCCGCCGCGCTGGCCGGGATGCGGGTCGTCGTCGTGGGCTGCCGGCCGAACGGCGACGTGGACCTCGACGACCTGCGCGCCAAGATCGCCGAGCACGCCGACCGGCTCTCGGCGCTGATGATCACCTACCCGTCCACCCACGGGGTCTACGAGCACGACATCACCGAGATCTGCGCGGCGGTGCACGACGCCGGCGGTCAGGTCTACGTCGACGGCGCCAACCTCAACGCGCTGGTCGGGCTGGCCCGGCCGGGCCGGTTCGGCGGCGACGTCAGCCACCTGAACCTGCACAAGACGTTCTGCATCCCGCACGGCGGCGGCGGCCCCGGCGTCGGGCCGGTCGCGGTCCGCGCCCACCTGGCCAAGTACCTGCCCGGCCATCCGCTCGCCGAGGAGCTGCCGGACAGTCCGCCGGTGTCGGCCGCGCCGTACGGTTCGGCGTCGATCCTGCCGATCACCTGGATGTATCTGCGCATGATGGGCGGGGCCGGGCTGCGGCGGGCGACGCTGGTGGCGATCGCGGCCGCCAATTACATCGCCCGCCGCCTCGACGAGTCGTTCCCGGTGCTCTACACCGGCGAGAACGGCATGGTCGCCCACGAGTGCATCCTGGATCTGCGGCCGATCACCAAGGCCACCGGCGTGACCGTCGACGACGTCGCAAAACGGTTGGCCGACTACGGGTTCCACGCGCCGACCATGAGCTTCCCGGTGTCCGGGACGCTGATGGTCGAGCCCACCGAGAGCGAGAGCCTGGCCGAGCTGGACGCGTTCTGCGAGGCGATGATCGCGATCCGCCGCGAGATCGACCGGGTCGGTTCGGGGGAGTGGCCGGCCGACGACAACCCGCTGCGCAACGCGCCGCACACCGCCGAATGCCTGGTCGCCGCCGAGTGGAACCACCCGTACACCCGGGAGGAGGCGGCCTACCCGCTGGGCAAGGACTTCCGGCCCAAGGTGTGGCCGCCGGTGCGCCGCATCGACGGCGCCTACGGTGACCGCAACCTGGTGTGCTCCTGCCCGCCGGTGGAGGCGTTCGCGTAA